A segment of the Lolium perenne isolate Kyuss_39 chromosome 3, Kyuss_2.0, whole genome shotgun sequence genome:
acaaagtcagaaaatcccgcggagccgcatggcgtcattttatgtgttctaGTAACCACTACAAAAGTCGGAATTagaatacggcaattattttggaaaacccttcacaaacagggctatcacgtccggagttctatggcttttagggcaaatgagtaggaaatgtcccgtgacaccgcatagtttgtcggaacgaggccatatttggcatgtgcgtggtccctgggatgggaagcaaggccccgggagcggatttccaatccgaccgatgggcgatggttttttcattttcggggtaccAAAACGGGTttattttgtgaagcagctacatggggcgcattttagtattgcgcgagacctccgcgtagtggtaggacaccgccttcgcaccacatatcacatgtcatatgtgcgcgctagctatctgggaatccatgcggcttcctgcggtgtctcgCCGAATCCGctcgaaactgaccggatttgaactaggggtgcactttccgtcgctcaataaattccgcaaaaaatgtttttatgtctataacacatcactttatgtgctaatttttgtccgtttagcgtgttggcgaacggtgcaccagcccgcctgatacggccatttcgcatctcgcgagggggctgttttggccacatggcaaattgggcgtcatatttggattcctctaatttttaggttcaaatgatgatatgtatgttatatttagattcctctcatttttctgatcgatttagacatattatttgtggaattttgattttccaatttaaagatattaattattcaatattaaatagaaaaaagaccaaaaaataaaatcattttatttttatttgaattcaatattattattacttatatatattcattgttgtctacttaagtaattgtttgggattcaaaaataaagaagtgtgcatcacggttcaagggttaatagggttgatatgctattattatcagcaagaggtgtcaattctataatggaagctcatccgaatggaaccaagaagttaagcgtctTTGAAAatttggagtagtgtgaggatgggtgaccgactgggaagtttaaccatgattgtaatttgacataagattaagtgtagttagagttaaaagtgtattgagtgaaagataaacaagtaaaaaaaaggaaaaaaaggaaaaaattgtgtaaaagaaattaaaatttaaaaaattttaaaagtctatgcctagggttttgccatcggcatatagaaaaatatatttttttttcgaattttttttttgaatttttttggaaacgggaaatttgaattttttaaaagtctatgccgagggttttgccgtcggcgtagcgtgctacgccgagggccgggctacgccgacggcgatAGTGCCTTTGCCGAGGGACTTACACGCCGAGGAGCTATGCCGAGggcggccctcggcatagcctacgccgagggccaaagCTTGCTACGCCGAGGGTTCCCGGCCCTCGGCATATAGCCCCATTCCTGTAGTGCCCACCGGAGTGGAGGCCTCCGTCGAAGGCCGTGTTCCAATGTCATTCCTGCCAACCTCTTCAAGCATCCTCACCATGTCCAGCATCTTCGGTCGCCGTTCTGGGGTCCTTGAGACGCATGCCATCGCGATCTGAAGCATCTCCACCATCTCCTCCTCGATGTTAGGGTACCTCATCAGCTCGCCGTCAAACACTTCGGCCGTCCACTCCTCCCGGACAACCGACTGCACCCACCTGACAAGGTGCACAACCTCATTGCCCCCGCCGGTTATCTGAACGGGCGACTTGCCTGTGAGGAGCTCGAGTATGAAGACACCGAAGCTGTAGACATCAGAACACTGCGTCGATTTCCTTGTGTCGG
Coding sequences within it:
- the LOC127339473 gene encoding probable inactive receptor kinase At4g23740, whose amino-acid sequence is MPLIILPFCFHAGKRGLDRTPLDWETRVRIALGAARGIAHIHTENNGKFVHGNIKASNVFLNGQQYGCISDLGLASLMNPITARSRSLGYCAPEITDTRKSTQCSDVYSFGVFILELLTGKSPVQITGGGNEVVHLVRWVQSVVREEWTAEVFDGELMRYPNIEEEMVEMLQIAMACVSRTPERRPKMLDMVRMLEEVGRNDIGTRPSTEASTPVGTTGMGLYAEGREPSA